Proteins from a genomic interval of Lelliottia amnigena:
- the papH_1 gene encoding fimbrial protein has translation MNSFMRCTTALSLMAVACLAQASRQSVTPGSEFDLGLTGRVHMEGTILSSACDIDTGDGYQTVEMGSETRGHMARVSEGEPHPFSIALTNCSLAEADNPLPWQFIRITFDGDKSDGLFKVSGVASGVALELTDSNGKIIRPGETVPYQKLTADEIRLDYQIKLKTTMRELMVGDYQAILRYRVEYF, from the coding sequence ATGAATTCTTTCATGCGCTGTACGACAGCCCTTTCGCTGATGGCGGTTGCATGTCTGGCGCAGGCCTCAAGGCAGAGCGTTACTCCGGGAAGTGAATTTGATCTTGGGCTTACCGGTCGCGTGCATATGGAAGGAACGATTCTTTCCAGCGCATGCGACATTGATACGGGTGATGGTTACCAGACCGTAGAAATGGGCTCTGAGACGCGCGGGCATATGGCTCGGGTAAGTGAAGGTGAACCCCATCCTTTTTCTATTGCACTGACAAATTGTTCACTGGCAGAGGCTGACAATCCATTACCCTGGCAGTTCATTCGTATCACGTTTGATGGCGATAAGAGCGACGGATTATTTAAAGTGAGCGGCGTTGCTTCTGGCGTTGCATTAGAGCTGACGGACAGTAACGGAAAAATTATCCGTCCAGGTGAAACCGTCCCTTATCAAAAACTCACGGCAGATGAGATTCGCCTCGACTACCAGATTAAGTTAAAGACCACAATGCGGGAATTAATGGTGGGTGATTACCAGGCCATTCTCCGCTATCGGGTTGAGTATTTCTGA